A genomic stretch from Camelus dromedarius isolate mCamDro1 chromosome 10, mCamDro1.pat, whole genome shotgun sequence includes:
- the CIZ1 gene encoding cip1-interacting zinc finger protein isoform X4 — MFNQQLQQQQLQQLQQQQLQQQQLQQLQQLLQQSPPQAPLPMAVGRVLPQQQPQLQFLNLQGTSSASLLNGSVLQRALLLQQLQGLDQFAMPPATYDSAGLTMPTATLGNLRSYNLATPNLTAPSLTPPQMATPNLQQFFPQATRQSLLGPPPVGVPINPSQLNLSGRNPQKQARTSSSTTPNRKDSSSQTMPMEDKSDPPEGSEEDAEPQTDTPEDQDSPHCPDGIAKEKDTPAPKPESCEASEPPAKRSKSSEEPTEQGPPGQLQAKVQPQTRLRAPKQTQTPELLSEPLEARVLPRFQPRVLQIQAQAQPQTQPQMLPLDAQVQPKLQKQAQTQTSPELLVPQQVRLQLQKEAEPPKQMQPQSHSQSPRQAQPQLQKQAQTQTYPQVQTEAQPRVRPLEQPPEQPPLWPPEPAQRQPQTQPQVSVPASEKTSVLVHSTVLETPPNMVEAGAGPEEASPEPVGTEVSMEESQEELTGGLDVGECEKRAREMLGVWGAGGSLKVTILQSSDSRAFSTVPLTPGPRPGDSTSATPAAASTPSKQALQFFCYICKANCSSQQEFQDHMSGAQHQQRLGEIQHMSQACLLSLLPVPRDVLEREDEEPPPRRWCNICQLYYMGDLIQHRRTQDHKIAKQSLRPFCTACNRYFKTPRKFVEHVKSQGHKDKAKELKMLEKEIAGQDEDHFITVDAVGCFEGDEEEEEDDDDEEDIEVEEEFCKQVRTRDISIEEWKDSETYSPNTAYGVDFLVPVMGYICRICHKFYHSNSGAQLSHCKSLAHFENLQKYKKAKNPSPTTRPVSRRCAINARNALTALFTSSGRTFTQPSTQDTAKTPSKG, encoded by the exons ATGTTCAACCAGCagttgcagcagcagcagcttcagCAGTTGCAGCAGCAGCAGTTGCAGCAGCAGCAGTTGCAGCAGCTCCAGCAGCTGCTCCAGCAGTCCCCACCGCAGGCCCCACTGCCCATGGCCGTCGGCAG GGTGCTcccccagcagcagccacagctgCAGTTCCTGAATCTCCAGGGCACCAGCTCAGCCTCCCTCCTCAACGGCTCTGTGCTGCAGAGAGCTTTGCTTCTGCAGCAGTTGCAAG GACTGGACCAGTTTGCAATGCCACCAGCCACGTATGACAGTGCCGGCCTCACCATGCCCACGGCAACATTGG GTAACCTCCGCAGCTACAACCTGGCAACCCCAAACCTGACGGCGCCTAGCCTCACACCTCCCCAGATGGCCACCCCAAATCTACAGCAGTTCTTTCCCCAGGCCACTCGGCAGTCCTTGCTGGGCCCTCCTCCTGTCGGGGTCCCCATAAACCCCTCCCAGCTCAACCTTTCAGGGCGAAACCCCCAGAAACAGGCCCGGACCTCCTCCTCCACGACCCCTAATCGCAAG GATTCTTCTTCTCAGACGATGCCCATGGAGGACAAGTCAGACCCCCCCGAGGGGTCTGAGGAAGATGCAGAACCCCAAACAGACACACCcgaag ACCAAGACTCCCCCCACTGCCCAGATGGCATCGCTAAGGAGAAAGACACTCCAGCACCTAAGCCTGAGTCTTGTGAGGCATCTGAGCCACCCGCTAAAAGGTCAAAGAG CTCAGAGGAGCCCACAGAGCAGGGGCCTCCAGGGCAGCTGCAGGCAAAGGTCCAGCCACAGACCCGGTTAAGAGCACCGAAGCAGACACAGACACCCGAGCTGCTGTCTGAGCCACTGGAAGCCCGAGTGCTGCCACGATTCCAGCCACGGGTTCTGCAGATCCAAGCCCAGGCGCAGCCGCAGACTCAGCCACAGATGCTGCCATTGGATGCCCAGGTGCAGCCAAAGCTGCAGAAGCAGGCGCAGACACAGACCTCTCCAGAGCTCTTAGTGCCGCAGCAGGTACGGCTGCAGCTGCAGAAGGAGGCAGAGCCACCAAAACAGATGCAGCCACAGTCACATTCACAGTCCCCAAGGCAGGCACAGCCACAGCTGCAGAAGCAGGCACAGACGCAGACGTATCCCCAGGTCCAGACAGAAGCACAGCCAAGGGTCCGGCCCCTGGAGCAGCCACCAGAACAACCTCCATTGTGGCCACCGGAGCCGGCCCAGAGACAGCCTCAGACGCAGCCACAGGTGTCGGTGCCGGCATCAGAGAAAACATCAGTTCTGGTTCACTCCACAGTGCTGGAGACGCCGCCCAACATGGTAGAAGCTGGAGCAG GCCCGGAGGAGGCCTCACCGGAGCCAGTGGGCACAGAGGTCAGCATGGAGGAGAGCCAGGAGGAGTTGACCGGTGGCCTGGATGTGGGAGAATGTGAAAAAAGAGCCAGAGAGATGCTAGGG GTGTGGGGTGCCGGGGGCTCCCTGAAGGTCACCATCCTGCAGAGCAGTGACAGCCGGGCCTTTAGCACTGTACCCCTCACACCTGGGCCTCGGCCTGGTGATTCCACCTCCGCCACCCCTGCCGCAGCCAGCACACCCTCCAAGCAGGCCCTTCAGTTCTTCTGCTACATCTGCAAGGCCAACTGCAGCAGCCAGCAG GAGTTTCAGGATCACATGTCGGGGGCCCAGCACCAGCAGCGGCTCGGAGAGATCCAGCACATGAGCCAAGCCTGCCTCCTGTCCCTGCTGCCTGTGCCCCGGGATGTCCTGGAGAGAGAGGACGA AGAGCCTCCACCCAGGCGCTGGTGCAACATCTGCCAGCTCTACTACATGGGGGACCTGATCCAGCACCGCAGGACGCAGGACCACAAG ATCGCCAAGCAGTCCCTGCGACCTTTCTGCACTGCTTGCAACCGCTACTTCAAGACCCCCCGTAAGTTTGTGGAGCATGTGAAGTCCCAGGGGCACAAGGACAAAGCCAAGGAG CTGAAAATGCTTGAGAAGGAGATAGCCGGCCAAGATGAGGACCACTTCATCACAGTGGATGCTGTGGGCTGCTTTGAGGGCgatgaagaagaggaggaagacgACGACGATGAAGAAGACATCGAGGTTGAGGAGGAATTCTGCAAGCAG GTAAGAACCAGGGATATATCCATAGAGGAGTGGAAAGACTCGGAGACCTACAGCCCCAACACCGCATACG GTGTGGACTTCCTGGTGCCCGTGATGGGCTACATCTGCCGCATCTGCCATAAATTCTACCACAGCAACTCGGGGGCGCAGCTCTCCCACTGCAAGTCCTTGGCCCACTTTGAGAACCTGCAG AAATACAAGAAGGCCAAGAACCCCAGCCCCACTACCAGGCCCGTGAGCCGCCGATGTGCAATCAACGCTCGGAACGCCTTGACTGCTCTGTTCACCTCCAGTGGCCGCACATTCACCCAGCCCAGCACCCAGGACACAGCTAAAACCCCCAGCAAG GGTTAG
- the CIZ1 gene encoding cip1-interacting zinc finger protein isoform X3: MFNQQLQQQQLQQLQQQQLQQQQLQQLQQLLQQSPPQAPLPMAVGRVLPQQQPQLQFLNLQGTSSASLLNGSVLQRALLLQQLQGLDQFAMPPATYDSAGLTMPTATLGNLRSYNLATPNLTAPSLTPPQMATPNLQQFFPQATRQSLLGPPPVGVPINPSQLNLSGRNPQKQARTSSSTTPNRKDSSSQTMPMEDKSDPPEGSEEDAEPQTDTPEDQDSPHCPDGIAKEKDTPAPKPESCEASEPPAKRSKSSEEPTEQGPPGQLQAKVQPQTRLRAPKQTQTPELLSEPLEARVLPRFQPRVLQIQAQAQPQTQPQMLPLDAQVQPKLQKQAQTQTSPELLVPQQVRLQLQKEAEPPKQMQPQSHSQSPRQAQPQLQKQAQTQTYPQVQTEAQPRVRPLEQPPEQPPLWPPEPAQRQPQTQPQVSVPASEKTSVLVHSTVLETPPNMVEAGAGPEEASPEPVGTEVSMEESQEELTGGLDVGECEKRAREMLGVWGAGGSLKVTILQSSDSRAFSTVPLTPGPRPGDSTSATPAAASTPSKQALQFFCYICKANCSSQQEFQDHMSGAQHQQRLGEIQHMSQACLLSLLPVPRDVLEREDEEPPPRRWCNICQLYYMGDLIQHRRTQDHKIAKQSLRPFCTACNRYFKTPRKFVEHVKSQGHKDKAKELKMLEKEIAGQDEDHFITVDAVGCFEGDEEEEEDDDDEEDIEVEEEFCKQVRTRDISIEEWKDSETYSPNTAYGVDFLVPVMGYICRICHKFYHSNSGAQLSHCKSLAHFENLQKYKKAKNPSPTTRPVSRRCAINARNALTALFTSSGRTFTQPSTQDTAKTPSKAP; the protein is encoded by the exons ATGTTCAACCAGCagttgcagcagcagcagcttcagCAGTTGCAGCAGCAGCAGTTGCAGCAGCAGCAGTTGCAGCAGCTCCAGCAGCTGCTCCAGCAGTCCCCACCGCAGGCCCCACTGCCCATGGCCGTCGGCAG GGTGCTcccccagcagcagccacagctgCAGTTCCTGAATCTCCAGGGCACCAGCTCAGCCTCCCTCCTCAACGGCTCTGTGCTGCAGAGAGCTTTGCTTCTGCAGCAGTTGCAAG GACTGGACCAGTTTGCAATGCCACCAGCCACGTATGACAGTGCCGGCCTCACCATGCCCACGGCAACATTGG GTAACCTCCGCAGCTACAACCTGGCAACCCCAAACCTGACGGCGCCTAGCCTCACACCTCCCCAGATGGCCACCCCAAATCTACAGCAGTTCTTTCCCCAGGCCACTCGGCAGTCCTTGCTGGGCCCTCCTCCTGTCGGGGTCCCCATAAACCCCTCCCAGCTCAACCTTTCAGGGCGAAACCCCCAGAAACAGGCCCGGACCTCCTCCTCCACGACCCCTAATCGCAAG GATTCTTCTTCTCAGACGATGCCCATGGAGGACAAGTCAGACCCCCCCGAGGGGTCTGAGGAAGATGCAGAACCCCAAACAGACACACCcgaag ACCAAGACTCCCCCCACTGCCCAGATGGCATCGCTAAGGAGAAAGACACTCCAGCACCTAAGCCTGAGTCTTGTGAGGCATCTGAGCCACCCGCTAAAAGGTCAAAGAG CTCAGAGGAGCCCACAGAGCAGGGGCCTCCAGGGCAGCTGCAGGCAAAGGTCCAGCCACAGACCCGGTTAAGAGCACCGAAGCAGACACAGACACCCGAGCTGCTGTCTGAGCCACTGGAAGCCCGAGTGCTGCCACGATTCCAGCCACGGGTTCTGCAGATCCAAGCCCAGGCGCAGCCGCAGACTCAGCCACAGATGCTGCCATTGGATGCCCAGGTGCAGCCAAAGCTGCAGAAGCAGGCGCAGACACAGACCTCTCCAGAGCTCTTAGTGCCGCAGCAGGTACGGCTGCAGCTGCAGAAGGAGGCAGAGCCACCAAAACAGATGCAGCCACAGTCACATTCACAGTCCCCAAGGCAGGCACAGCCACAGCTGCAGAAGCAGGCACAGACGCAGACGTATCCCCAGGTCCAGACAGAAGCACAGCCAAGGGTCCGGCCCCTGGAGCAGCCACCAGAACAACCTCCATTGTGGCCACCGGAGCCGGCCCAGAGACAGCCTCAGACGCAGCCACAGGTGTCGGTGCCGGCATCAGAGAAAACATCAGTTCTGGTTCACTCCACAGTGCTGGAGACGCCGCCCAACATGGTAGAAGCTGGAGCAG GCCCGGAGGAGGCCTCACCGGAGCCAGTGGGCACAGAGGTCAGCATGGAGGAGAGCCAGGAGGAGTTGACCGGTGGCCTGGATGTGGGAGAATGTGAAAAAAGAGCCAGAGAGATGCTAGGG GTGTGGGGTGCCGGGGGCTCCCTGAAGGTCACCATCCTGCAGAGCAGTGACAGCCGGGCCTTTAGCACTGTACCCCTCACACCTGGGCCTCGGCCTGGTGATTCCACCTCCGCCACCCCTGCCGCAGCCAGCACACCCTCCAAGCAGGCCCTTCAGTTCTTCTGCTACATCTGCAAGGCCAACTGCAGCAGCCAGCAG GAGTTTCAGGATCACATGTCGGGGGCCCAGCACCAGCAGCGGCTCGGAGAGATCCAGCACATGAGCCAAGCCTGCCTCCTGTCCCTGCTGCCTGTGCCCCGGGATGTCCTGGAGAGAGAGGACGA AGAGCCTCCACCCAGGCGCTGGTGCAACATCTGCCAGCTCTACTACATGGGGGACCTGATCCAGCACCGCAGGACGCAGGACCACAAG ATCGCCAAGCAGTCCCTGCGACCTTTCTGCACTGCTTGCAACCGCTACTTCAAGACCCCCCGTAAGTTTGTGGAGCATGTGAAGTCCCAGGGGCACAAGGACAAAGCCAAGGAG CTGAAAATGCTTGAGAAGGAGATAGCCGGCCAAGATGAGGACCACTTCATCACAGTGGATGCTGTGGGCTGCTTTGAGGGCgatgaagaagaggaggaagacgACGACGATGAAGAAGACATCGAGGTTGAGGAGGAATTCTGCAAGCAG GTAAGAACCAGGGATATATCCATAGAGGAGTGGAAAGACTCGGAGACCTACAGCCCCAACACCGCATACG GTGTGGACTTCCTGGTGCCCGTGATGGGCTACATCTGCCGCATCTGCCATAAATTCTACCACAGCAACTCGGGGGCGCAGCTCTCCCACTGCAAGTCCTTGGCCCACTTTGAGAACCTGCAG AAATACAAGAAGGCCAAGAACCCCAGCCCCACTACCAGGCCCGTGAGCCGCCGATGTGCAATCAACGCTCGGAACGCCTTGACTGCTCTGTTCACCTCCAGTGGCCGCACATTCACCCAGCCCAGCACCCAGGACACAGCTAAAACCCCCAGCAAG gccccttGA
- the CIZ1 gene encoding cip1-interacting zinc finger protein isoform X6 produces the protein MFNQQLQQQQLQQLQQQQLQQQQLQQLQQLLQQSPPQAPLPMAVGRVLPQQQPQLQFLNLQGTSSASLLNGSVLQRALLLQQLQGNLRSYNLATPNLTAPSLTPPQMATPNLQQFFPQATRQSLLGPPPVGVPINPSQLNLSGRNPQKQARTSSSTTPNRKTMPMEDKSDPPEGSEEDAEPQTDTPEDQDSPHCPDGIAKEKDTPAPKPESCEASEPPAKRSKSSEEPTEQGPPGQLQAKVQPQTRLRAPKQTQTPELLSEPLEARVLPRFQPRVLQIQAQAQPQTQPQMLPLDAQVQPKLQKQAQTQTSPELLVPQQVRLQLQKEAEPPKQMQPQSHSQSPRQAQPQLQKQAQTQTYPQVQTEAQPRVRPLEQPPEQPPLWPPEPAQRQPQTQPQVSVPASEKTSVLVHSTVLETPPNMVEAGAGPEEASPEPVGTEVSMEESQEELTGGLDVGECEKRAREMLGVWGAGGSLKVTILQSSDSRAFSTVPLTPGPRPGDSTSATPAAASTPSKQALQFFCYICKANCSSQQEFQDHMSGAQHQQRLGEIQHMSQACLLSLLPVPRDVLEREDEEPPPRRWCNICQLYYMGDLIQHRRTQDHKIAKQSLRPFCTACNRYFKTPRKFVEHVKSQGHKDKAKELKMLEKEIAGQDEDHFITVDAVGCFEGDEEEEEDDDDEEDIEVEEEFCKQVRTRDISIEEWKDSETYSPNTAYGVDFLVPVMGYICRICHKFYHSNSGAQLSHCKSLAHFENLQKYKKAKNPSPTTRPVSRRCAINARNALTALFTSSGRTFTQPSTQDTAKTPSKVTAQPPQPQLPRRSSRLKS, from the exons ATGTTCAACCAGCagttgcagcagcagcagcttcagCAGTTGCAGCAGCAGCAGTTGCAGCAGCAGCAGTTGCAGCAGCTCCAGCAGCTGCTCCAGCAGTCCCCACCGCAGGCCCCACTGCCCATGGCCGTCGGCAG GGTGCTcccccagcagcagccacagctgCAGTTCCTGAATCTCCAGGGCACCAGCTCAGCCTCCCTCCTCAACGGCTCTGTGCTGCAGAGAGCTTTGCTTCTGCAGCAGTTGCAAG GTAACCTCCGCAGCTACAACCTGGCAACCCCAAACCTGACGGCGCCTAGCCTCACACCTCCCCAGATGGCCACCCCAAATCTACAGCAGTTCTTTCCCCAGGCCACTCGGCAGTCCTTGCTGGGCCCTCCTCCTGTCGGGGTCCCCATAAACCCCTCCCAGCTCAACCTTTCAGGGCGAAACCCCCAGAAACAGGCCCGGACCTCCTCCTCCACGACCCCTAATCGCAAG ACGATGCCCATGGAGGACAAGTCAGACCCCCCCGAGGGGTCTGAGGAAGATGCAGAACCCCAAACAGACACACCcgaag ACCAAGACTCCCCCCACTGCCCAGATGGCATCGCTAAGGAGAAAGACACTCCAGCACCTAAGCCTGAGTCTTGTGAGGCATCTGAGCCACCCGCTAAAAGGTCAAAGAG CTCAGAGGAGCCCACAGAGCAGGGGCCTCCAGGGCAGCTGCAGGCAAAGGTCCAGCCACAGACCCGGTTAAGAGCACCGAAGCAGACACAGACACCCGAGCTGCTGTCTGAGCCACTGGAAGCCCGAGTGCTGCCACGATTCCAGCCACGGGTTCTGCAGATCCAAGCCCAGGCGCAGCCGCAGACTCAGCCACAGATGCTGCCATTGGATGCCCAGGTGCAGCCAAAGCTGCAGAAGCAGGCGCAGACACAGACCTCTCCAGAGCTCTTAGTGCCGCAGCAGGTACGGCTGCAGCTGCAGAAGGAGGCAGAGCCACCAAAACAGATGCAGCCACAGTCACATTCACAGTCCCCAAGGCAGGCACAGCCACAGCTGCAGAAGCAGGCACAGACGCAGACGTATCCCCAGGTCCAGACAGAAGCACAGCCAAGGGTCCGGCCCCTGGAGCAGCCACCAGAACAACCTCCATTGTGGCCACCGGAGCCGGCCCAGAGACAGCCTCAGACGCAGCCACAGGTGTCGGTGCCGGCATCAGAGAAAACATCAGTTCTGGTTCACTCCACAGTGCTGGAGACGCCGCCCAACATGGTAGAAGCTGGAGCAG GCCCGGAGGAGGCCTCACCGGAGCCAGTGGGCACAGAGGTCAGCATGGAGGAGAGCCAGGAGGAGTTGACCGGTGGCCTGGATGTGGGAGAATGTGAAAAAAGAGCCAGAGAGATGCTAGGG GTGTGGGGTGCCGGGGGCTCCCTGAAGGTCACCATCCTGCAGAGCAGTGACAGCCGGGCCTTTAGCACTGTACCCCTCACACCTGGGCCTCGGCCTGGTGATTCCACCTCCGCCACCCCTGCCGCAGCCAGCACACCCTCCAAGCAGGCCCTTCAGTTCTTCTGCTACATCTGCAAGGCCAACTGCAGCAGCCAGCAG GAGTTTCAGGATCACATGTCGGGGGCCCAGCACCAGCAGCGGCTCGGAGAGATCCAGCACATGAGCCAAGCCTGCCTCCTGTCCCTGCTGCCTGTGCCCCGGGATGTCCTGGAGAGAGAGGACGA AGAGCCTCCACCCAGGCGCTGGTGCAACATCTGCCAGCTCTACTACATGGGGGACCTGATCCAGCACCGCAGGACGCAGGACCACAAG ATCGCCAAGCAGTCCCTGCGACCTTTCTGCACTGCTTGCAACCGCTACTTCAAGACCCCCCGTAAGTTTGTGGAGCATGTGAAGTCCCAGGGGCACAAGGACAAAGCCAAGGAG CTGAAAATGCTTGAGAAGGAGATAGCCGGCCAAGATGAGGACCACTTCATCACAGTGGATGCTGTGGGCTGCTTTGAGGGCgatgaagaagaggaggaagacgACGACGATGAAGAAGACATCGAGGTTGAGGAGGAATTCTGCAAGCAG GTAAGAACCAGGGATATATCCATAGAGGAGTGGAAAGACTCGGAGACCTACAGCCCCAACACCGCATACG GTGTGGACTTCCTGGTGCCCGTGATGGGCTACATCTGCCGCATCTGCCATAAATTCTACCACAGCAACTCGGGGGCGCAGCTCTCCCACTGCAAGTCCTTGGCCCACTTTGAGAACCTGCAG AAATACAAGAAGGCCAAGAACCCCAGCCCCACTACCAGGCCCGTGAGCCGCCGATGTGCAATCAACGCTCGGAACGCCTTGACTGCTCTGTTCACCTCCAGTGGCCGCACATTCACCCAGCCCAGCACCCAGGACACAGCTAAAACCCCCAGCAAGGTGACGGCCCAACCCCCTCAGCCCCAACTCCCCCGGCGCTCCAGCCGCCTCAAAAGCTGA
- the CIZ1 gene encoding cip1-interacting zinc finger protein isoform X8 — translation MAVGRVLPQQQPQLQFLNLQGTSSASLLNGSVLQRALLLQQLQGLDQFAMPPATYDSAGLTMPTATLGNLRSYNLATPNLTAPSLTPPQMATPNLQQFFPQATRQSLLGPPPVGVPINPSQLNLSGRNPQKQARTSSSTTPNRKDSSSQTMPMEDKSDPPEGSEEDAEPQTDTPEDQDSPHCPDGIAKEKDTPAPKPESCEASEPPAKRSKSSEEPTEQGPPGQLQAKVQPQTRLRAPKQTQTPELLSEPLEARVLPRFQPRVLQIQAQAQPQTQPQMLPLDAQVQPKLQKQAQTQTSPELLVPQQVRLQLQKEAEPPKQMQPQSHSQSPRQAQPQLQKQAQTQTYPQVQTEAQPRVRPLEQPPEQPPLWPPEPAQRQPQTQPQVSVPASEKTSVLVHSTVLETPPNMVEAGAGPEEASPEPVGTEVSMEESQEELTGGLDVGECEKRAREMLGVWGAGGSLKVTILQSSDSRAFSTVPLTPGPRPGDSTSATPAAASTPSKQALQFFCYICKANCSSQQEFQDHMSGAQHQQRLGEIQHMSQACLLSLLPVPRDVLEREDEEPPPRRWCNICQLYYMGDLIQHRRTQDHKIAKQSLRPFCTACNRYFKTPRKFVEHVKSQGHKDKAKELKMLEKEIAGQDEDHFITVDAVGCFEGDEEEEEDDDDEEDIEVEEEFCKQVRTRDISIEEWKDSETYSPNTAYGVDFLVPVMGYICRICHKFYHSNSGAQLSHCKSLAHFENLQKYKKAKNPSPTTRPVSRRCAINARNALTALFTSSGRTFTQPSTQDTAKTPSKVTAQPPQPQLPRRSSRLKS, via the exons ATGGCCGTCGGCAG GGTGCTcccccagcagcagccacagctgCAGTTCCTGAATCTCCAGGGCACCAGCTCAGCCTCCCTCCTCAACGGCTCTGTGCTGCAGAGAGCTTTGCTTCTGCAGCAGTTGCAAG GACTGGACCAGTTTGCAATGCCACCAGCCACGTATGACAGTGCCGGCCTCACCATGCCCACGGCAACATTGG GTAACCTCCGCAGCTACAACCTGGCAACCCCAAACCTGACGGCGCCTAGCCTCACACCTCCCCAGATGGCCACCCCAAATCTACAGCAGTTCTTTCCCCAGGCCACTCGGCAGTCCTTGCTGGGCCCTCCTCCTGTCGGGGTCCCCATAAACCCCTCCCAGCTCAACCTTTCAGGGCGAAACCCCCAGAAACAGGCCCGGACCTCCTCCTCCACGACCCCTAATCGCAAG GATTCTTCTTCTCAGACGATGCCCATGGAGGACAAGTCAGACCCCCCCGAGGGGTCTGAGGAAGATGCAGAACCCCAAACAGACACACCcgaag ACCAAGACTCCCCCCACTGCCCAGATGGCATCGCTAAGGAGAAAGACACTCCAGCACCTAAGCCTGAGTCTTGTGAGGCATCTGAGCCACCCGCTAAAAGGTCAAAGAG CTCAGAGGAGCCCACAGAGCAGGGGCCTCCAGGGCAGCTGCAGGCAAAGGTCCAGCCACAGACCCGGTTAAGAGCACCGAAGCAGACACAGACACCCGAGCTGCTGTCTGAGCCACTGGAAGCCCGAGTGCTGCCACGATTCCAGCCACGGGTTCTGCAGATCCAAGCCCAGGCGCAGCCGCAGACTCAGCCACAGATGCTGCCATTGGATGCCCAGGTGCAGCCAAAGCTGCAGAAGCAGGCGCAGACACAGACCTCTCCAGAGCTCTTAGTGCCGCAGCAGGTACGGCTGCAGCTGCAGAAGGAGGCAGAGCCACCAAAACAGATGCAGCCACAGTCACATTCACAGTCCCCAAGGCAGGCACAGCCACAGCTGCAGAAGCAGGCACAGACGCAGACGTATCCCCAGGTCCAGACAGAAGCACAGCCAAGGGTCCGGCCCCTGGAGCAGCCACCAGAACAACCTCCATTGTGGCCACCGGAGCCGGCCCAGAGACAGCCTCAGACGCAGCCACAGGTGTCGGTGCCGGCATCAGAGAAAACATCAGTTCTGGTTCACTCCACAGTGCTGGAGACGCCGCCCAACATGGTAGAAGCTGGAGCAG GCCCGGAGGAGGCCTCACCGGAGCCAGTGGGCACAGAGGTCAGCATGGAGGAGAGCCAGGAGGAGTTGACCGGTGGCCTGGATGTGGGAGAATGTGAAAAAAGAGCCAGAGAGATGCTAGGG GTGTGGGGTGCCGGGGGCTCCCTGAAGGTCACCATCCTGCAGAGCAGTGACAGCCGGGCCTTTAGCACTGTACCCCTCACACCTGGGCCTCGGCCTGGTGATTCCACCTCCGCCACCCCTGCCGCAGCCAGCACACCCTCCAAGCAGGCCCTTCAGTTCTTCTGCTACATCTGCAAGGCCAACTGCAGCAGCCAGCAG GAGTTTCAGGATCACATGTCGGGGGCCCAGCACCAGCAGCGGCTCGGAGAGATCCAGCACATGAGCCAAGCCTGCCTCCTGTCCCTGCTGCCTGTGCCCCGGGATGTCCTGGAGAGAGAGGACGA AGAGCCTCCACCCAGGCGCTGGTGCAACATCTGCCAGCTCTACTACATGGGGGACCTGATCCAGCACCGCAGGACGCAGGACCACAAG ATCGCCAAGCAGTCCCTGCGACCTTTCTGCACTGCTTGCAACCGCTACTTCAAGACCCCCCGTAAGTTTGTGGAGCATGTGAAGTCCCAGGGGCACAAGGACAAAGCCAAGGAG CTGAAAATGCTTGAGAAGGAGATAGCCGGCCAAGATGAGGACCACTTCATCACAGTGGATGCTGTGGGCTGCTTTGAGGGCgatgaagaagaggaggaagacgACGACGATGAAGAAGACATCGAGGTTGAGGAGGAATTCTGCAAGCAG GTAAGAACCAGGGATATATCCATAGAGGAGTGGAAAGACTCGGAGACCTACAGCCCCAACACCGCATACG GTGTGGACTTCCTGGTGCCCGTGATGGGCTACATCTGCCGCATCTGCCATAAATTCTACCACAGCAACTCGGGGGCGCAGCTCTCCCACTGCAAGTCCTTGGCCCACTTTGAGAACCTGCAG AAATACAAGAAGGCCAAGAACCCCAGCCCCACTACCAGGCCCGTGAGCCGCCGATGTGCAATCAACGCTCGGAACGCCTTGACTGCTCTGTTCACCTCCAGTGGCCGCACATTCACCCAGCCCAGCACCCAGGACACAGCTAAAACCCCCAGCAAGGTGACGGCCCAACCCCCTCAGCCCCAACTCCCCCGGCGCTCCAGCCGCCTCAAAAGCTGA